A DNA window from Rhodococcus sp. Z13 contains the following coding sequences:
- a CDS encoding acyl-CoA dehydrogenase family protein, whose protein sequence is MYEWSDTDLMFRDALRGFIEKEIRPHVDRLEAGELPPYDIIRKLYATFGIDEMARESLERALAKEERGEKSSGGGGMNASPGMAALLNIELAGVSLGLVASLGVSLGLTAGTIRSRGTLEQKKRWLPGLVTFEKVGAWAITEPDSGSDAFGGMKTTVRRDGEDYILNGQKTFITNGPYADVVIVYAKLDEGDPSVDRRDRKVLAFVLEKGMEGFTQSPPFKKMGMNSSPTGELFFDNVRVTRDRLLGETEEGGRSDGKESARESFAAERIGIAYLSLGIIEQCLRLCTDYAKSRKLWGKEIAQFQLIQLKLAEMEIARINVQNMVFSAIERAQEGKPVSLSEASAMKLYSSRAATEVAMEAVQLFGGNGYMAEYRVEQLARDAKSLMIYAGSNEIQVTHIAKGILTAQ, encoded by the coding sequence ATGTACGAATGGTCGGACACGGACCTCATGTTCCGCGACGCTCTGCGCGGTTTCATCGAGAAGGAAATTCGCCCCCACGTCGACAGGCTCGAAGCCGGCGAATTACCGCCGTACGACATCATCCGGAAGCTGTACGCGACGTTCGGCATCGACGAGATGGCCCGCGAATCCCTCGAACGCGCCCTCGCGAAGGAGGAACGCGGAGAGAAGAGTTCGGGCGGCGGGGGCATGAACGCGTCACCGGGGATGGCGGCCCTGCTCAACATCGAACTCGCCGGCGTGAGTCTCGGACTCGTCGCATCACTGGGGGTGAGCCTGGGGTTGACCGCGGGCACGATCCGCAGCCGTGGCACCCTGGAGCAGAAGAAGCGCTGGCTGCCGGGCCTGGTGACCTTCGAGAAGGTCGGCGCGTGGGCGATCACCGAACCGGATTCGGGGTCCGACGCCTTCGGTGGCATGAAGACCACCGTCCGGCGCGACGGCGAGGACTACATCCTCAACGGGCAGAAGACGTTCATCACCAACGGCCCCTACGCCGACGTCGTCATCGTCTACGCCAAGCTCGACGAGGGTGATCCGTCCGTGGACCGCCGCGACCGCAAGGTGCTCGCCTTCGTGCTGGAGAAGGGCATGGAGGGGTTCACGCAGAGCCCGCCCTTCAAGAAGATGGGCATGAACTCGTCGCCGACGGGTGAGCTGTTCTTCGACAACGTGCGCGTGACCCGCGACCGGCTGCTGGGGGAGACCGAGGAGGGCGGTCGCAGCGACGGCAAGGAGAGCGCCCGCGAGTCGTTCGCGGCCGAGCGGATCGGCATCGCCTATCTCTCGCTCGGCATCATCGAGCAGTGCCTGCGGCTGTGCACCGACTACGCGAAGTCGCGGAAGCTGTGGGGCAAGGAGATCGCACAGTTCCAGCTCATCCAGCTCAAGCTCGCCGAGATGGAGATCGCCCGGATCAACGTGCAGAACATGGTCTTCAGTGCCATCGAGCGGGCGCAGGAGGGGAAGCCGGTGAGCCTGTCGGAGGCCTCGGCGATGAAGCTGTACTCCTCGCGGGCGGCGACCGAGGTCGCGATGGAAGCGGTCCAGCTGTTCGGCGGGAACGGATATATGGCCGAATATCGGGTCGAGCAGCTCGCGCGGGACGCCAAATCGCTGATGATCTACGCGGGCAGCAACGAAATTCAAGTCACACATATCGCGAAAGGAATTCTTACTGCACAGTAG
- a CDS encoding energy-coupling factor ABC transporter permease produces the protein MIGPSGTAGVDALALHMSDGLVDARASAWFFLIAVIGVGIAVWYARSDLDKRSVPTAALVTALVFALQVVDVPVLPDVSGHVVGAALAAILLGPFVGALAVTLVLVVQAFVFADGGLSALGSNVTNMVLIAVAAAFLTATALRALLEHRRVRSGALVLGPASFAAGFVSVLAAVTGFVVEYALGGSTAVPLSNIGFLYATHVPVGLVEGVVTAALVLAVARVSPESVYLTRMPVNPLDPDASPAPRPRPRSRGALFVGLGFTTLIVAGIVAPLAVDWPGALEVTTTRGCETGTLPGDITGECMAEDVEEHSLADGPLAGYAIDGRSGSTGIATVLGALGTFVLASVCFRALVARPVVTTPSRSDSPRTASAG, from the coding sequence ATGATCGGTCCGAGTGGCACGGCAGGGGTGGACGCGCTGGCCCTGCACATGAGCGACGGACTGGTCGACGCCCGGGCATCGGCATGGTTCTTCCTCATCGCCGTCATCGGCGTCGGCATCGCCGTCTGGTACGCCCGCAGCGATCTCGACAAGCGGTCGGTTCCGACCGCGGCGCTGGTCACCGCGCTGGTCTTCGCACTGCAGGTGGTCGACGTGCCGGTGCTGCCCGACGTCAGCGGGCACGTGGTGGGGGCCGCGCTCGCGGCGATCCTGCTCGGCCCGTTCGTGGGCGCGCTCGCGGTGACGCTGGTGCTCGTCGTGCAGGCCTTCGTCTTCGCCGACGGCGGCCTGTCCGCCCTGGGTTCCAACGTCACCAACATGGTGCTGATCGCCGTCGCCGCGGCGTTCCTCACCGCCACGGCCCTGCGCGCCCTGCTCGAGCACCGGCGCGTGCGGTCCGGGGCGCTCGTCCTGGGCCCGGCCTCGTTCGCGGCGGGATTCGTCTCGGTGCTCGCGGCGGTGACGGGTTTCGTCGTCGAATACGCCCTGGGCGGTTCCACGGCGGTGCCGTTGTCGAACATCGGGTTCCTGTACGCCACCCACGTGCCGGTGGGTCTCGTCGAGGGGGTCGTGACGGCCGCGCTGGTTCTCGCCGTCGCGCGGGTCTCGCCGGAATCCGTGTACCTCACCCGGATGCCCGTCAACCCGCTCGACCCCGACGCATCCCCCGCCCCGCGACCCCGGCCCCGTTCGCGCGGCGCCCTGTTCGTCGGGCTGGGGTTCACGACGCTGATCGTGGCCGGGATCGTCGCACCCCTCGCCGTCGACTGGCCGGGCGCTCTGGAGGTCACCACCACGCGCGGATGCGAGACGGGCACCCTGCCCGGCGACATCACCGGCGAGTGCATGGCCGAGGACGTCGAGGAACACAGCCTCGCCGACGGTCCCCTCGCCGGTTACGCGATCGACGGCCGGTCCGGTTCGACGGGCATCGCCACGGTGCTCGGCGCGCTGGGCACCTTCGTCCTGGCGAGCGTATGCTTCCGCGCGCTCGTCGCACGGCCGGTGGTCACCACACCGTCGCGCTCGGATTCTCCTCGAACCGCCTCGGCAGGCTGA
- a CDS encoding TetR/AcrR family transcriptional regulator — MRTIADTSVETSAPASGRAARPSPAQRLLETASALFAEHGIRAVGVDRILAEAGVARASLYSSYGSKDALVLAYLEDLDRRDRERWNAAVEDVDDPVEKILTFFDLAMRSAPRKNFRGCQYANAATEFPQERIEPVLAHREWLYSTLTELLALAGVPDAEALAGRLQLIYDGALAGSKFEHSIEPIRLGREMAAALVDAHLSDSAA; from the coding sequence GTGCGTACGATCGCCGACACCTCCGTCGAAACCTCCGCTCCCGCGTCGGGCCGCGCTGCCCGGCCGTCCCCCGCGCAGCGCCTGCTGGAGACCGCGAGCGCCCTGTTCGCCGAGCACGGCATCCGGGCGGTGGGCGTCGACCGCATCCTCGCCGAGGCGGGAGTGGCGCGCGCGAGCCTCTACTCGTCGTACGGCTCGAAAGACGCACTGGTGCTGGCCTATCTCGAGGACCTCGACCGCCGTGACCGCGAGCGGTGGAACGCCGCCGTCGAGGACGTCGACGATCCGGTCGAGAAGATCCTCACCTTCTTCGACCTCGCGATGAGGTCGGCGCCGCGCAAGAACTTCCGCGGATGCCAATATGCCAACGCAGCAACGGAATTCCCGCAGGAACGCATAGAACCGGTGCTGGCGCACCGGGAGTGGCTGTACTCGACCCTGACCGAACTGCTCGCCCTCGCCGGGGTGCCCGACGCCGAGGCTCTCGCCGGCCGGCTGCAGTTGATCTACGACGGTGCCCTCGCGGGATCGAAGTTCGAGCACTCGATCGAACCGATCCGGCTCGGCAGGGAGATGGCCGCGGCGCTGGTGGATGCGCACCTCTCCGACTCCGCGGCCTGA
- a CDS encoding putative leader peptide: MTHSLLTRRLHVDLVRVATAVCRRCHS; encoded by the coding sequence GTGACGCACAGCCTTCTGACTCGCCGCCTGCACGTGGATCTCGTGCGGGTCGCGACCGCTGTTTGTCGTCGCTGTCACAGCTGA